In Candidatus Abyssobacteria bacterium SURF_5, a genomic segment contains:
- a CDS encoding PAS domain S-box protein — MQNAFSQRMTSTKVTNFLQRMEQNDPLRLKGLKARMLLTLFLAFLFSFTAPTASLPSLIIVLVAALTAIGLNGIWIALRPGSRYRIPITAAIDVLLVTASVRYLGAVETNFAWLYALIIIPHIIFSGHRLGLFVTVLSSVFYSVLLLGEYHGKIPELNLYVFTHRDFQDPAFFYKRLFIDNMIFLIAFVGAKEVSRITLRKNRELQKAHEEALRIRETLQQYTSGLEKTVGERTQSLTLTNEQLRAEISERGRIEKALRESKERYRMLVEEATDIICTIDMKTGLISSANAYASKVLGYDKPNEILNKLSFMDLVHPDDHAKVFERLREFALEKKRTPNFPLRLKQANGSYVHVEVNGATTYDSEGNPETFIGVLRDVTERKRAEEALRESEVRYRTLVDSSLTCICLIQDGKFKFANRRLIELAGYSLEELIEMSFLDLVYPEDRDFVRSVTQQRLNGQNVSPYSSYRTITRDGRVVWMQAFGTVVEHEGRPAILADLVDITELKRAEEELRSSGERLKILFEYAPDAYYLNDVNGNFVDGNKAAEELIGYAREELVGKSFLELNLIRADQLENAAAIMRENTRGKASLDDLILIRKDGSEVAVEVRIFPVRIDNQPMVLGIARDVTERKRADDLLRQSEEKYRTLLDSIEIGFYETDLEGNLLFFNESVQKVLGYPHDELLGMNYRQYVNNADARIIFNSFNKVFKTGTADKGFACNVITKHGSVKPIEFSVSLVRDVHGQPIGFRGVTRDITERRQAEEQLRKSEEKYRASEEKYRTLLELFDLGFYETDLSGNLLFFNETIREYLGYPADELRGMNYRRYVNEEDADIMFRAFNRVFKSGNAEKCFVCNVVTKKGSLTPVEFSVSLVRDENGSPAGFRGVTRDITERKEAEEQLRKSEEKYRTLFEESKDVICIASPDGELLDINAAGIHLFKASSKEELLKQNIFAFLFPLQEDRRRLEKAFTDRGFVKDFEVNTSDRNGRQLNLLITANSVRDDEGKIIAYRGIIRDVTEKKQLEQQLFQAQKMESIGTLAGGIAHDFNNLLGGILGYASFIKSKIDHNDKLYGYVDTIERSAMRAAELTSQLLGFARGGKYDTKTVNLNDIIIETMKIIGRTFDKSIEIETHLADELATVEADAAQIQQVLMNLCVNALDAMPGGGKLVIETEVADLSEDYIRLHFGAKKGDYVTLSVTDTGIGMDRETMKRIFEPFFTTKEKGKGTGLGLAMVYGVIKNHGGFIRVYSEPGAGSTFKVFLPAVGKAESKEPREDHLPRGGNEIILIVDDEAAIRSLAKDALEGKGYKVLLAEDGKEAIEVYRESFADIALVILDMVMPKMGGRETFLKMQEINPGIKALLSTGYSQNGKAKEILDCGVFGFIQKPYQVNKLLSKVRNVLDFTQA; from the coding sequence ATGCAAAACGCGTTTTCTCAAAGGATGACATCAACAAAAGTGACAAACTTTCTCCAAAGAATGGAGCAAAACGACCCCTTGCGTCTAAAAGGGCTCAAAGCCAGAATGCTCCTCACTCTCTTTCTCGCTTTCCTGTTCTCGTTTACGGCTCCAACTGCTTCTCTGCCGTCCCTCATCATTGTGTTGGTTGCCGCCTTGACCGCAATAGGACTGAATGGAATATGGATCGCCCTGAGACCCGGCAGTCGATACAGGATTCCCATTACCGCCGCCATCGATGTCCTGCTGGTGACCGCGTCCGTGCGGTATCTGGGCGCGGTCGAAACCAATTTCGCGTGGCTCTATGCGTTGATAATCATCCCGCACATCATTTTCTCCGGTCACAGGCTCGGGCTGTTTGTAACGGTGCTCAGCTCCGTGTTCTACTCGGTTCTGCTGCTTGGAGAATACCACGGAAAAATCCCGGAGCTGAATCTGTATGTTTTTACCCATCGGGATTTCCAGGATCCGGCGTTCTTCTACAAGCGGCTGTTCATAGACAATATGATTTTCCTGATCGCTTTCGTTGGAGCCAAAGAGGTTTCCAGGATAACCCTTCGCAAGAATCGTGAGCTTCAGAAAGCCCATGAAGAAGCGCTGAGGATACGGGAGACGCTGCAACAGTATACATCCGGTCTCGAAAAGACCGTGGGTGAGAGAACCCAATCCCTCACCCTTACCAACGAGCAGTTGCGCGCGGAAATCTCCGAGAGGGGACGAATCGAAAAGGCGCTACGCGAGTCGAAGGAACGGTACCGGATGCTGGTGGAAGAAGCCACGGATATCATCTGCACGATTGATATGAAGACCGGTCTGATCTCCAGCGCCAACGCCTACGCCTCCAAAGTGCTGGGATACGACAAGCCGAACGAGATATTGAACAAGCTGTCGTTTATGGACCTGGTGCATCCGGATGATCATGCAAAGGTATTCGAGCGCCTGCGCGAGTTCGCCCTTGAAAAGAAGAGAACGCCCAACTTCCCGCTGCGCTTGAAGCAAGCGAACGGCTCTTATGTCCATGTGGAGGTCAACGGCGCGACCACGTACGACAGCGAGGGGAATCCGGAAACATTCATCGGCGTTCTTCGCGACGTAACCGAGCGCAAGCGGGCCGAAGAGGCGCTGCGCGAGTCGGAAGTTCGGTACCGGACTCTGGTGGACAGCTCGTTGACCTGCATCTGCCTGATTCAAGACGGCAAATTCAAGTTCGCGAATAGACGCCTCATCGAGCTTGCCGGATACTCCCTCGAAGAACTGATCGAGATGTCGTTTCTCGATCTCGTATACCCCGAGGACCGCGATTTTGTGCGGTCCGTCACGCAGCAGCGCCTGAACGGGCAGAATGTGAGTCCATATAGCAGCTACCGCACCATCACCAGGGACGGGCGCGTCGTCTGGATGCAGGCGTTCGGCACCGTGGTGGAACATGAGGGACGTCCCGCCATCCTGGCGGACCTGGTCGACATCACCGAGCTCAAACGGGCCGAGGAGGAGCTGCGAAGCTCGGGCGAGCGCCTGAAGATTCTCTTTGAGTACGCGCCGGACGCCTATTATTTGAATGACGTCAATGGCAATTTCGTCGACGGGAACAAGGCAGCCGAGGAACTCATCGGCTACGCCCGCGAGGAATTGGTCGGCAAGAGTTTTCTCGAGTTGAACTTGATTCGCGCGGACCAACTGGAAAACGCGGCCGCGATCATGAGAGAAAACACCCGTGGCAAAGCGAGCCTTGATGATCTGATCTTGATAAGGAAAGACGGAAGCGAGGTCGCCGTCGAGGTGCGCATCTTCCCGGTCCGCATCGATAATCAGCCCATGGTCCTCGGCATCGCACGCGATGTCACCGAGCGGAAACGGGCGGATGACCTGCTGCGGCAGTCGGAGGAAAAATATCGGACCCTTCTCGACTCGATCGAAATCGGATTCTACGAGACTGACCTCGAGGGAAACCTCCTGTTCTTCAACGAATCCGTTCAAAAGGTGCTCGGATATCCCCATGACGAACTCCTCGGAATGAATTATCGGCAATACGTAAACAACGCGGATGCTCGCATCATTTTCAACTCCTTTAACAAAGTCTTTAAGACCGGAACGGCCGATAAAGGCTTCGCCTGCAACGTCATCACCAAGCACGGCAGCGTGAAACCGATCGAATTCAGCGTCTCGCTCGTGCGCGACGTACACGGACAACCGATCGGCTTTCGCGGTGTCACGCGCGACATCACCGAACGAAGGCAGGCAGAAGAGCAACTGCGCAAGTCAGAAGAGAAATATCGCGCATCTGAGGAAAAATATCGCACGCTCCTTGAGCTTTTCGATCTCGGATTCTATGAAACCGATCTTTCCGGCAACCTGCTGTTCTTTAACGAGACCATCCGCGAATACCTCGGCTATCCGGCAGACGAACTCCGCGGAATGAATTACCGCCGTTACGTTAATGAAGAAGACGCAGACATCATGTTCCGCGCTTTCAACAGGGTCTTCAAGAGCGGAAACGCCGAGAAATGCTTCGTCTGCAACGTAGTCACCAAAAAAGGAAGCCTCACCCCCGTTGAGTTCAGCGTGTCCCTCGTTCGCGACGAAAATGGCAGCCCCGCGGGGTTCCGCGGCGTCACCCGTGATATTACCGAACGGAAAGAGGCTGAGGAGCAACTTCGAAAATCCGAAGAAAAATACCGCACCCTCTTTGAGGAATCCAAAGACGTCATTTGCATCGCTTCACCGGATGGAGAACTGCTCGATATCAATGCCGCCGGAATCCACCTGTTCAAGGCTTCTTCGAAAGAAGAACTGCTGAAGCAGAACATCTTTGCCTTCCTCTTCCCTTTACAGGAGGACCGCAGAAGATTGGAGAAAGCATTCACCGACCGGGGATTCGTCAAGGATTTCGAAGTAAATACCTCTGATCGAAACGGCCGGCAGCTGAATCTCCTGATCACGGCCAACTCCGTTCGCGACGACGAAGGGAAAATCATCGCCTACCGCGGGATCATCCGCGACGTGACCGAGAAAAAACAGCTCGAGCAACAGCTGTTTCAGGCGCAAAAAATGGAAAGCATTGGCACCCTTGCCGGCGGCATCGCCCACGATTTCAACAACCTCCTGGGAGGCATTCTCGGGTATGCGTCCTTTATCAAATCCAAGATCGACCACAACGACAAACTCTATGGGTACGTCGACACCATCGAACGAAGCGCCATGCGAGCCGCCGAACTGACATCCCAATTGCTGGGCTTCGCGCGCGGCGGAAAGTACGATACCAAAACGGTGAACCTCAACGATATCATCATCGAGACCATGAAGATAATCGGCCGCACGTTCGATAAGTCCATCGAAATCGAGACCCATCTCGCCGATGAACTCGCAACCGTCGAAGCCGATGCCGCACAGATCCAGCAGGTGCTCATGAACCTGTGCGTCAATGCCCTCGATGCAATGCCCGGAGGCGGAAAACTCGTTATCGAAACCGAAGTCGCAGATCTCTCCGAAGATTATATCCGACTGCATTTCGGCGCGAAAAAGGGCGACTACGTCACCCTTTCCGTCACCGATACCGGCATCGGGATGGACCGGGAAACCATGAAAAGAATCTTCGAGCCATTCTTTACCACGAAAGAGAAGGGGAAGGGGACCGGCCTCGGCCTTGCCATGGTCTACGGCGTCATCAAAAACCACGGCGGATTCATCCGCGTCTACAGCGAGCCGGGCGCCGGCTCCACATTTAAAGTCTTTCTGCCCGCCGTCGGCAAGGCCGAATCTAAAGAGCCTCGTGAAGACCATCTCCCGCGCGGAGGCAACGAAATCATCCTCATCGTTGATGACGAGGCCGCTATCCGATCCCTCGCAAAAGATGCGCTCGAGGGCAAAGGCTACAAGGTCCTGCTCGCCGAAGACGGGAAAGAAGCAATCGAGGTTTATCGGGAAAGCTTCGCCGATATCGCTTTGGTCATCCTCGATATGGTTATGCCCAAAATGGGCGGGCGTGAAACCTTCCTGAAAATGCAGGAGATCAACCCGGGCATCAAGGCCCTCCTCTCGACCGGCTATAGCCAAAATGGAAAGGCAAAGGAAATTCTCGACTGCGGCGTCTTCGGCTTCATTCAGAAACCATACCAGGTAAACAAGCTCCTTTCCAAGGTCAGAAATGTCCTCGATTTCACTCAGGCATAA
- a CDS encoding EamA family transporter, which yields MVIKTSVQWHPADDQFFLPAWFCTFLNGATGEQMMGMQGEWQLSSDASDVLLRTKQRACERCGCTNDIDWGNGAVYHYPNSRRIAAGAKENMGKRDLTGYYYAIAAATLWGLAGPVAKHLFNNGVSALALTQVRQTASFFLLVGLFLIWRRRFLHVRLKDLPFFAVLGIAGLAMVQISYYSAISKIQVAPAILLQYMAPVFILLYAAIFMKERVTSAKAGSLLLAVAGCALTVGIYETDFFKLNLAGVAWGLASALFFSFYTLYGQSGLKKYSAMTLFCYASGFGAILWWVINPPNVFFAIKYSPLIWLGFAYIAVFGTTVPFVLYFEGLNRMEASRVSITSTLEPVVAGVAAFFFVGEKMSILQVLGGILVLIGIILLQRNPSPADPME from the coding sequence GTGGTTATAAAAACATCGGTTCAATGGCATCCGGCGGATGATCAATTTTTTCTGCCGGCCTGGTTTTGCACATTTTTGAACGGCGCTACAGGCGAACAGATGATGGGGATGCAAGGGGAATGGCAATTATCTTCCGACGCAAGTGATGTTCTGTTGAGAACAAAACAGCGAGCTTGTGAGAGGTGTGGGTGTACGAATGATATTGACTGGGGGAATGGAGCGGTCTATCATTATCCTAACTCTCGCCGAATCGCCGCCGGTGCTAAGGAAAACATGGGAAAAAGAGATTTGACGGGATATTATTATGCGATTGCGGCCGCAACGCTGTGGGGCTTGGCCGGTCCGGTCGCGAAGCATCTTTTCAATAACGGTGTTTCCGCGCTTGCGCTGACCCAGGTGCGGCAGACGGCGTCATTTTTTTTGCTGGTGGGCCTGTTCCTCATATGGCGAAGAAGATTTCTGCATGTTCGGCTGAAGGATTTGCCTTTCTTTGCGGTCCTCGGGATAGCCGGTCTTGCGATGGTGCAGATATCTTATTACTCCGCCATTAGCAAGATACAGGTTGCCCCCGCGATTTTGTTGCAGTACATGGCGCCGGTGTTCATTTTGTTGTATGCGGCCATCTTCATGAAGGAAAGGGTGACGTCGGCAAAGGCGGGCTCGCTGCTGCTGGCAGTAGCGGGATGCGCATTAACGGTCGGAATCTATGAAACGGATTTTTTCAAGTTGAATCTGGCGGGTGTCGCGTGGGGGCTGGCATCGGCGCTTTTTTTCAGCTTCTATACGCTTTACGGGCAAAGCGGGCTGAAGAAATACAGCGCCATGACTCTGTTTTGTTATGCTTCGGGCTTCGGCGCGATTTTGTGGTGGGTTATCAATCCGCCGAACGTGTTCTTCGCCATTAAGTATTCTCCCCTTATCTGGCTCGGATTTGCGTACATCGCGGTCTTTGGGACAACGGTTCCCTTTGTTCTGTATTTCGAGGGGCTCAACCGTATGGAAGCGTCGCGGGTGAGCATCACGAGCACGCTTGAGCCTGTTGTTGCGGGCGTGGCGGCATTCTTCTTTGTTGGTGAAAAGATGTCGATTCTACAGGTGCTTGGCGGCATCCTGGTTCTGATCGGGATCATACTGCTTCAGCGGAACCCCTCGCCTGCCGACCCAATGGAATAG
- a CDS encoding ATP-grasp domain-containing protein, with translation MKLLVANRGEVAVRILRAAAELNLQAVAVFSEDDALSIHARRADESSPLRGKGAEAYLDIEQMVSLAKECDCTAIHPGYGFLSENAIFARRCAEERIVFVGPAAATLELLGDKARARERAQRCGIPTVPGTLEPTGLKQAREFLTLLGAGGAVVIKAAFGGGGRGMRVVHDLSELEQAFSICQSEARAAFGNGGVYVERFIPRARHIEVQVIGDGTGEVCHLWERECSLQRRNQKVVEIAPSPTLSESLRKRLCSAAVRMAREIGYNSLGTFEFLVDTEAETDTFYFMEANPRLQVEHTVTEEVTGVDLVKAQLELARGRTLADLGLRQADIAPPRGYAVQLRINMEDVGVDGEIRPSNGMLTAFDAPSGHGVRVDTFAYPGYVTNPNFDSLLAKVICRSRSSYADALAKAYRALCEFRISGVKTNVPLLQNLLKHPDVAASRVTTRFIEENIKQLAAPNSSHNRLYFADTETRGSDKIGLADAGSSLMLGPENTTAVTAVMRGTVISIDVAEGAAVHEGQSLTVVEAMKMQHMVKAPCTGVVRLIAVAEGETVSEGQPLLFIEPMDINAPKTELEKEVDLDEIRPDLAETLARHRSGLDEQRPEAVARRRKIGMRTARENVADLVDAGSFIEYGPVSVAAQRRRREMEDLIKNTPADGLIAGIGSINGNLFDDTRARCMVLAYDYTVLAGTQGMMNHKKKDRMLQIAEQWRLPVVIFAEGGGGRPGDVDVVDVSVAGLDITTFKEFAKLSGLVPLVGIVAGRCFAGNAALLGCCDVIIATENSNIGMGGPAMIEGGGLGTCKPEEIGPIGVQTRSGVVDIAVKDEAEAVRVAKKYLSYFQGPIEKWECADQRLLRRCVPENRLRVYNVRAVIETLADKDSVLELRPTFGVGIITALIRIEGRPFGLIANNPMHLGGAVDAPGADKAARFMQLCDAFDIPLVTLCDTPGFMVGPDAEISGQVRHFCRMFVVGASATVPWFAVVLRKGYGLGAQAMVGGSFHSPFFIVSWPTGEFGGMGLEGAVRLGFRKELEAVEDAAERQALYETMVAMAYQHGKALNMASVQEIDDVIDPIETRSWLMRGLRSVPPPEPRSRKKRPCVDAW, from the coding sequence ATGAAACTACTGGTGGCAAACAGGGGCGAGGTCGCGGTGCGGATATTGCGAGCCGCCGCTGAACTGAATCTTCAGGCTGTCGCCGTCTTTTCCGAAGATGACGCCCTTTCGATTCACGCGCGCAGAGCGGATGAAAGCAGTCCGTTGCGTGGAAAAGGAGCCGAAGCATACCTGGACATCGAGCAGATGGTATCGCTTGCGAAAGAATGCGACTGCACGGCGATACATCCCGGCTATGGTTTTCTGAGTGAGAACGCAATATTCGCGCGCCGCTGCGCGGAAGAGCGGATTGTTTTTGTGGGGCCCGCCGCCGCAACACTCGAGCTTTTGGGCGACAAGGCAAGGGCGCGCGAGCGTGCGCAGCGCTGCGGCATTCCCACTGTGCCGGGCACACTGGAGCCCACGGGCCTCAAGCAAGCCCGCGAATTTCTGACTTTGCTGGGTGCAGGAGGCGCGGTAGTGATCAAGGCGGCCTTCGGCGGCGGCGGGCGCGGCATGCGGGTGGTGCATGATCTTTCCGAGCTCGAGCAGGCGTTCAGTATCTGCCAGTCCGAGGCGCGCGCCGCCTTCGGGAACGGAGGCGTATATGTTGAGCGTTTTATCCCGCGCGCCCGCCATATCGAGGTGCAGGTGATCGGCGACGGCACGGGTGAAGTATGCCACCTGTGGGAGCGCGAATGCAGTCTGCAGAGGCGCAACCAGAAGGTCGTGGAGATCGCGCCGAGCCCGACTCTGTCGGAGAGCCTGCGCAAGCGGTTGTGCAGCGCCGCGGTACGAATGGCCCGCGAGATCGGCTACAACAGTCTCGGCACATTCGAATTTCTCGTGGATACCGAGGCCGAAACGGACACTTTTTACTTCATGGAGGCCAACCCGCGCCTGCAAGTTGAGCATACGGTGACCGAAGAAGTGACCGGCGTTGATCTTGTCAAGGCGCAACTCGAGTTGGCGCGCGGCCGCACGCTGGCGGACCTCGGCCTGCGCCAGGCGGATATCGCGCCGCCGCGCGGGTACGCCGTTCAGCTTCGCATAAACATGGAAGACGTGGGCGTGGATGGCGAGATAAGGCCGTCCAACGGAATGCTTACCGCATTCGACGCGCCGTCGGGGCACGGTGTCCGCGTGGATACATTTGCGTATCCGGGCTATGTCACCAACCCGAATTTCGACTCGCTTCTGGCGAAGGTTATCTGCCGTTCGCGCTCATCGTATGCGGATGCTCTCGCAAAAGCCTATCGAGCCTTATGCGAATTCCGCATCAGCGGAGTGAAAACAAATGTTCCTTTGTTGCAGAACCTGCTCAAGCATCCGGACGTGGCGGCCAGTCGGGTGACCACTCGTTTTATTGAGGAAAACATCAAGCAACTGGCCGCCCCGAACAGCAGCCACAATCGCCTGTATTTCGCCGATACCGAAACCCGCGGATCAGACAAAATAGGGCTGGCTGACGCCGGAAGCTCTTTGATGCTCGGGCCGGAGAACACAACCGCCGTGACAGCGGTGATGCGCGGAACGGTCATAAGTATTGACGTTGCCGAGGGCGCAGCCGTGCATGAGGGACAGTCGCTCACCGTTGTTGAGGCGATGAAAATGCAGCATATGGTGAAAGCGCCGTGCACCGGAGTCGTGCGCCTCATTGCCGTCGCGGAGGGCGAAACTGTCTCCGAGGGACAGCCGCTGTTGTTCATCGAGCCGATGGATATCAATGCGCCCAAGACGGAACTCGAGAAGGAGGTCGATCTGGACGAGATCCGGCCCGACCTGGCCGAGACGCTCGCGCGACACCGGAGCGGCCTTGACGAACAGCGGCCGGAGGCGGTCGCGCGCCGCCGCAAGATCGGGATGCGCACGGCGAGGGAGAACGTCGCCGATCTGGTCGATGCCGGCAGTTTCATCGAGTACGGCCCGGTTTCGGTCGCCGCGCAGAGACGCCGCCGCGAGATGGAGGACCTGATCAAGAACACTCCCGCCGACGGCCTTATCGCGGGCATCGGCTCGATCAATGGAAACCTGTTCGATGACACTCGCGCGCGATGCATGGTGCTCGCATACGACTACACGGTGCTCGCCGGCACGCAAGGGATGATGAATCACAAGAAGAAGGACCGCATGCTCCAGATCGCCGAGCAGTGGCGGCTGCCGGTGGTGATTTTCGCCGAGGGCGGCGGCGGTCGTCCGGGCGACGTGGACGTGGTGGATGTTTCGGTCGCCGGGCTGGACATCACTACGTTCAAGGAGTTCGCGAAGCTGAGCGGACTCGTTCCGCTCGTCGGCATTGTCGCCGGCCGCTGTTTCGCCGGCAATGCCGCATTGCTTGGGTGCTGCGATGTAATCATCGCGACGGAGAATTCCAACATCGGAATGGGCGGGCCCGCCATGATTGAAGGCGGCGGACTCGGCACGTGCAAGCCGGAGGAAATCGGCCCGATCGGCGTCCAGACGCGCAGCGGGGTGGTTGATATTGCCGTTAAAGACGAGGCCGAGGCTGTTCGCGTCGCGAAAAAATACCTGTCTTATTTTCAGGGGCCGATCGAGAAATGGGAATGCGCCGATCAGCGGCTCTTGCGGAGATGCGTCCCCGAGAACCGGCTGCGCGTATACAATGTGCGCGCGGTCATCGAGACGCTGGCCGACAAGGATTCGGTGCTCGAACTGCGGCCGACGTTCGGGGTCGGCATCATTACCGCTCTTATCAGGATCGAGGGGCGTCCGTTCGGATTGATCGCGAACAATCCGATGCATCTTGGAGGGGCAGTCGATGCGCCGGGCGCGGATAAGGCGGCGCGTTTCATGCAGCTTTGCGATGCGTTTGACATCCCGCTGGTGACTTTGTGCGACACGCCCGGCTTCATGGTCGGCCCGGACGCCGAGATATCAGGGCAGGTGCGACACTTCTGCCGCATGTTCGTGGTCGGCGCGAGCGCAACGGTGCCATGGTTTGCGGTCGTCCTGCGGAAAGGATACGGGCTCGGCGCGCAAGCGATGGTCGGCGGCAGCTTCCACAGTCCGTTCTTCATCGTGTCGTGGCCGACCGGCGAGTTTGGCGGCATGGGATTGGAGGGTGCGGTGCGGCTCGGCTTTCGGAAAGAACTCGAAGCGGTTGAGGATGCGGCCGAGCGGCAGGCGCTGTATGAAACGATGGTTGCAATGGCTTACCAGCACGGAAAGGCGCTCAACATGGCGTCGGTCCAGGAGATCGATGACGTCATCGATCCGATCGAGACCCGCTCGTGGCTGATGCGTGGGCTTCGCTCGGTTCCGCCCCCCGAACCCCGATCGAGAAAGAAGCGGCCGTGCGTGGATGCGTGGTGA
- a CDS encoding aminotransferase class III-fold pyridoxal phosphate-dependent enzyme, with protein sequence MIDLKSIPMTKTDLDRYEVEHVFHSWSYQPAVSPKRIVSSKGVRFTDDAGRQFLDFSSCFVSHNIGHQDPRVVDALTEQAKTLCSFAPNFSTKPRAQLAKMVAEITPGDLSRTFFCLSGTEANEAAIKICHQYTGRRKIVARYGSYHGGTGTSMTLSAGDPRSWQQVPGGAERVSVPLPYCYRCMFGQKYPACDLQCVKYVDRVIEFEGGGEKVAGILFEPVTGANGIIVPPAEYFPMLRQICDRWGVLMIADEVMTGFGRTGKWFAMDHWNVVPDIMTMAKGITAAYMPLGAAVARKHIGDRFKEQFFSHGATYAGHALACATAIRVIQIYQEDGLIENAAKMGEYLLSKANELKEKHPSVGDVRGLGLFVGLELVKNKKTREPLIPVAAKIRPGSNPKVEVGKRLVELGMIAMAANPSNIVAMAPPLIVKKDEIDEGIAIMDKALEVADASAEK encoded by the coding sequence ATGATAGATCTGAAATCGATCCCCATGACAAAGACCGACCTCGATCGGTATGAGGTCGAGCACGTTTTCCATTCCTGGTCGTATCAGCCGGCCGTATCTCCGAAACGAATCGTTTCCTCGAAGGGGGTACGTTTTACCGATGATGCCGGGCGACAGTTTCTTGACTTCAGCTCCTGCTTTGTGAGCCATAACATCGGGCATCAGGACCCGCGGGTGGTGGATGCGCTGACGGAACAAGCAAAAACCCTCTGCTCGTTCGCGCCAAATTTCTCAACCAAACCCAGAGCGCAACTGGCGAAAATGGTGGCGGAGATAACTCCGGGCGACCTCTCGCGCACCTTCTTTTGCCTGAGCGGCACCGAGGCAAACGAAGCCGCCATAAAGATTTGCCATCAGTACACCGGTCGCCGGAAGATCGTAGCCCGCTACGGCTCATATCACGGCGGGACCGGCACCTCCATGACGCTTTCGGCCGGTGACCCGCGAAGCTGGCAGCAGGTTCCCGGCGGCGCCGAGCGCGTGTCGGTTCCCTTGCCTTATTGTTATCGGTGCATGTTCGGCCAAAAATATCCCGCCTGCGATCTGCAGTGCGTGAAGTATGTCGACCGCGTGATCGAATTCGAAGGCGGAGGCGAGAAGGTGGCCGGCATCCTCTTTGAACCCGTAACGGGCGCCAACGGCATCATCGTTCCGCCCGCTGAATACTTCCCGATGCTCCGGCAGATATGCGATAGGTGGGGCGTCCTCATGATTGCCGACGAGGTCATGACCGGCTTCGGCCGCACAGGGAAATGGTTCGCAATGGACCACTGGAACGTTGTGCCCGACATCATGACCATGGCCAAAGGAATCACGGCCGCCTATATGCCGCTCGGCGCAGCCGTCGCACGAAAGCACATAGGCGACCGCTTCAAGGAGCAGTTTTTCAGTCACGGCGCGACCTATGCCGGACACGCGCTCGCCTGCGCGACGGCGATACGCGTCATCCAGATTTATCAGGAAGACGGCCTCATCGAGAACGCGGCCAAAATGGGCGAATACCTTCTCAGCAAAGCCAATGAACTCAAGGAAAAGCACCCATCGGTGGGTGATGTGCGCGGGCTGGGGCTTTTTGTCGGACTCGAACTGGTGAAAAATAAGAAGACACGCGAGCCGCTGATCCCGGTGGCCGCAAAAATCCGCCCGGGCTCGAACCCAAAAGTCGAAGTCGGGAAACGCCTTGTCGAGTTGGGTATGATCGCCATGGCGGCCAACCCGTCAAACATCGTCGCTATGGCGCCGCCCCTCATCGTTAAGAAGGACGAAATCGACGAGGGCATCGCCATCATGGATAAGGCGCTCGAGGTCGCGGACGCATCCGCCGAAAAATAA